From a region of the Zingiber officinale cultivar Zhangliang chromosome 4B, Zo_v1.1, whole genome shotgun sequence genome:
- the LOC121974663 gene encoding uncharacterized protein LOC121974663, producing the protein MALNFHDVRGLLAAFSPSSEFFAISSGDGRIKIWDTIKGQLQTEFSDLSPSDASSILSQPKSGHLSLDYTCMKWVPLERKKKRKSGSSFLVLGTGNGDVLALDVSAGQLKWKISDCHPGGVNAVCFSEFHQSVYTTGVDGMVCEIDAAKGSLIGKFRAFTKSISSMAVSADGKILATASGQLKTFGCSDNKKLQKFSGHPVAVQCMIFSQDGQYIMTSGVGERHIAIWRVGGDKKQSASCILSMEHPAVFLDGKDVQKDEKFGEGFSVLAISEVGMGYFWYGSNLEELRHSQPTKISVFMEPKINDLGIYGAKLLDTPKAASGHVFLAYGSLVKPSFQKLLVHYGTDIKLDDSKGGILLPIGSFPHPQKPQMRSMKGTVTALDRTNAEHAVLPIPKLHTHDKKRKHSMAKLTADIEDAITDPIIKEVKKQSTDRRVVLQRMEEDTICLEDKLRELGFISENDFSKEASDPSSPTSTSLDLYSGDMISSDAKISSRKIRLHVSSMNSADAYNFLEDLISAWRKRTPGLKNVLQWIYYILLMHGQFVASKDSSVGMLDGLQKASKNMIRLRCASINHLLKLSGRIRLIMTQIDKIGKKVSMDEHLGDGVKMLSDDDDEDVGFSDENNEDEEIDEMLYGEDESNSNDDHELGQT; encoded by the exons ATGGCTCTCAACTTTCATGACGTCAGAGGTCTCCTAGCGGCCTTCAGCCCCTCTTCAGAGTTCTTTGCCATTTCTTCGGGTGACGGTCGTATTAAG ATATGGGACACTATAAAAGGTCAGTTGCAGACGGAGTTTTCAGATTTATCGCCTTCTGATGCATCAAGCATTTTGTCTCAGCCTAAAAGTGGGCACCTTTCACTTGACTATACCTGCATGAAATGGGTTCCACTTGAAAGAAAG AAAAAAAGAAAATCAGGAAGCTCCTTCTTGGTGTTGGGAACTGGGAACGGCGATGTTCTAGCGTTGGATGTATCTGCTGGACAATTGAAGTGGAAAATTAGTGACTGTCATCCTGG GGGTGTGAATGCTGTTTGTTTTTCTGAGTTTCATCAATCTGTGTACACAACGGGTGTTGATGGTATGGTTTGTGAGATTGATGCAGCGAAGGGGAGCTTGATAGGaaaatttagggcatttactaaaTCAATTTCTTCTATGGCTGTTTCTGCTG ATGGTAAAATATTGGCCACTGCATCTGGACAGCTGAAGACTTTTGGTTGTTCTGATAACAAGAAACTACAAAAGTTTTCTGGACACCCA GTGGCTGTTCAGTGCATGATTTTCAGTCAAGATGGGCAATATATCATGACATCTGGAGTTGGTGAGAGACATATTGCCATTTGGAGAGTAGGTGGAGACAAAAAGCAATCTGCTAGTTGTATTCTCTCAATGGAGCATCCAGCTGTTTTTCTGGACGGCAAAGATGTACAAAAGGATGAAAAATTTGGAGAGGGGTTTTCTGTTCTGGccatttctgaagttggcatgGGTTATTTTTGGTATGGAAGTAACCTTGAAGAATTGCGCCATAGTCAGCCCACAAAGATCTCAGTTTTTATGGAGCCAAAGATAAATGATTTGGGCATATACGGAGCAAAACTTCTAGATACACCTAAAGCTGCTTCAGGACATGTTTTCCTTGCTTATGGTTCACTAGTTAAGCCTTCATTTCAGAAACTGTTGGTACATTATGGAACAGACATTAAATTAGATGACTCCAAAGGTGGTATTCTTTTGCCAATTGGCAGCTTTCCTCATCCTCAGAAGCCACAAATGAGGAGCATGAAAG GAACGGTTACTGCACTAGATCGAACAAATGCAGAACATGCTGTTCTTCCAATTCCAAAGCTACATACGCATGATAAGAAGAGAAAGCATTCTATGGCAAAATTGACTGCAGATATTGAGGATGCTATAACTGATCCAATAATCAAGGAAGTGAAAAAACAATCAACTGATAGAAGAG TTGTCCTGCAAAGAATGGAGGAAGATACAATATGCTTAGAAGATAAGCTGAGAGAACTGGGATTTATCAGTGAAAATGATTTTTCCAAGGAAGCAAGTGATCCAAGTAGTCCTACTAGTACTTCTCTAGATCTCTACAGTGGCGACATGATATCAAGTGATGCAAAGATTTCTTCAAGGAAG ATAAGGCTGCACGTCTCGTCCATGAACTCTGCTGATGCGTACAATTTCCTTGAAGACCTTATTTCTGCTTGGAGGAAAAG AACACCTGGTTTAAAGAATGTTCTTCAATGGATATATTATATTCTGCTCATGCACGGTCAGTTTGTTGCAAGTAAAGATTCATCAGTTGGAATGCTAGACGGTCTGCAAAAGGCATCTAAAAAT ATGATAAGGTTAAGATGTGCGTCCATCAATCATTTACTGAAGTTATCCGGTAGAATTCGACTAATCATGACTCAG ATCGATAAAATTGGTAAGAAAGTATCAATGGATGAGCACCTCGGCGACGGTGTCAAAATGCTGAGCGATGACGATGATGAAGATGTTGGTTTCAGCGATGAAAACAATGAAGACGAAGAGATCGATGAGATGTTGTACGGAGAAGATGAGAGCAACAGCAATGACGACCATGAACTGGGTCAGACATGA
- the LOC121978088 gene encoding uncharacterized protein LOC121978088 codes for MINADKSSDPGDDKKTKDAKEDEKSIQDEYLKEYYEAILKRQKEQEEALSIQQGIDRTQTQDDGVSETERQVGKKAKRQVYEKDIVEWEDAPTSGSSEKYVLADLNMEATESGDEEDDIDWEEG; via the exons ATGATAAATGCAGATAAAAGTTCTGATCCTGGTGATGACAAAAAAACAAAAGATGccaaagaagatgagaagagtaTACAG GATGAATATCTCAAGGAGTACTACGAAGCTATATTAAAGAGGCAGAAAGAACAGGAAGAAGCTTTAAGCATACAACAAGGGATAGACAGAACTCAGACGCAAGATGATGGTGTTTCTGAAACAGAACGCCAAGTGGGGAAGAAAGCTAAACGACAAGTTTATGAAAAAGATATTGTGGAGTGGGAAGATGCTCCAACTTCCG GTTCAAGTGAAAAGTATGTACTTGCGGACTTGAACATGGAGGCGACTGAATCCGGTGATGAAGAGGACGACATCGACTGGGAGGAAGGCTGA
- the LOC121977366 gene encoding OVARIAN TUMOR DOMAIN-containing deubiquitinating enzyme 4-like isoform X1, giving the protein MNAHLPSVLLNPCRDRRAHPSNHLRSIRIPGDGRCLFRSVVHGACLREGKPSPIENLQKELADELRSKVADEFVRRRTDTEWFLESDFDTYVRQIRMPHIWGGEPELLMCSHVLRFCRMPITVYMSSSSSAGPKIIAEYGQEYGKENPIRVLYDGYGHYDALQMPLAKTKPKWCMKS; this is encoded by the exons ATGAATGCGCACCTGCCTTCCGTGCTCCTCAATCCATGTCGGGATCGGAGAGCACATCCAAGTAACCATCTGCGATCCATTC GAATACCTGGTGATGGAAGATGCTTGTTCAGATCAGTAGTCCATGGCGCCTGTCTCAGAGAAGGAAAGCCATCTCCAATTGAAAACCTTCAGAAAGAACTTGCAGATGAGCTGAGATCAAAA GTAGCTGATGAATTCGTCAGGAGGAGGACAGACACAGAATG GTTTCTTGAGTCTGACTTTGACACATACGTGAGGCAGATCAGGATGCCTCACATTTGGGGAGGTGAACCAGAGCTGCTCATGTGTTCTCATGTTCTTCG TTTCTGCAGGATGCCGATCACGGTTTACATGTCTAGCAGCAGCTCTGCTGGTCCGAAAATCATAGCCGAGTACGGTCAGGAATATGGCAAAGAGAACCCGATTCGAGTGCTGTATGATGGCTATGGACACTATGATGCACTGCAGATGCCTCTTGCAAAAACAAAACCTAAATG GTGCATGAAGAGCTGA
- the LOC121977366 gene encoding OVARIAN TUMOR DOMAIN-containing deubiquitinating enzyme 4-like isoform X2, with the protein MNAHLPSVLLNPCRDRRAHPSNHLRSIRIPGDGRCLFRSVVHGACLREGKPSPIENLQKELADELRSKVADEFVRRRTDTEWFLESDFDTYVRQIRMPHIWGGEPELLMCSHVLRMPITVYMSSSSSAGPKIIAEYGQEYGKENPIRVLYDGYGHYDALQMPLAKTKPKWCMKS; encoded by the exons ATGAATGCGCACCTGCCTTCCGTGCTCCTCAATCCATGTCGGGATCGGAGAGCACATCCAAGTAACCATCTGCGATCCATTC GAATACCTGGTGATGGAAGATGCTTGTTCAGATCAGTAGTCCATGGCGCCTGTCTCAGAGAAGGAAAGCCATCTCCAATTGAAAACCTTCAGAAAGAACTTGCAGATGAGCTGAGATCAAAA GTAGCTGATGAATTCGTCAGGAGGAGGACAGACACAGAATG GTTTCTTGAGTCTGACTTTGACACATACGTGAGGCAGATCAGGATGCCTCACATTTGGGGAGGTGAACCAGAGCTGCTCATGTGTTCTCATGTTCTTCG GATGCCGATCACGGTTTACATGTCTAGCAGCAGCTCTGCTGGTCCGAAAATCATAGCCGAGTACGGTCAGGAATATGGCAAAGAGAACCCGATTCGAGTGCTGTATGATGGCTATGGACACTATGATGCACTGCAGATGCCTCTTGCAAAAACAAAACCTAAATG GTGCATGAAGAGCTGA
- the LOC121977366 gene encoding OVARIAN TUMOR DOMAIN-containing deubiquitinating enzyme 4-like isoform X3: protein MGSAGLGIPGDGRCLFRSVVHGACLREGKPSPIENLQKELADELRSKVADEFVRRRTDTEWFLESDFDTYVRQIRMPHIWGGEPELLMCSHVLRFCRMPITVYMSSSSSAGPKIIAEYGQEYGKENPIRVLYDGYGHYDALQMPLAKTKPKWCMKS, encoded by the exons ATGGGAAGTGCTGGGTTAG GAATACCTGGTGATGGAAGATGCTTGTTCAGATCAGTAGTCCATGGCGCCTGTCTCAGAGAAGGAAAGCCATCTCCAATTGAAAACCTTCAGAAAGAACTTGCAGATGAGCTGAGATCAAAA GTAGCTGATGAATTCGTCAGGAGGAGGACAGACACAGAATG GTTTCTTGAGTCTGACTTTGACACATACGTGAGGCAGATCAGGATGCCTCACATTTGGGGAGGTGAACCAGAGCTGCTCATGTGTTCTCATGTTCTTCG TTTCTGCAGGATGCCGATCACGGTTTACATGTCTAGCAGCAGCTCTGCTGGTCCGAAAATCATAGCCGAGTACGGTCAGGAATATGGCAAAGAGAACCCGATTCGAGTGCTGTATGATGGCTATGGACACTATGATGCACTGCAGATGCCTCTTGCAAAAACAAAACCTAAATG GTGCATGAAGAGCTGA
- the LOC121977366 gene encoding OVARIAN TUMOR DOMAIN-containing deubiquitinating enzyme 4-like isoform X4 encodes MGSAGLGIPGDGRCLFRSVVHGACLREGKPSPIENLQKELADELRSKVADEFVRRRTDTEWFLESDFDTYVRQIRMPHIWGGEPELLMCSHVLRMPITVYMSSSSSAGPKIIAEYGQEYGKENPIRVLYDGYGHYDALQMPLAKTKPKWCMKS; translated from the exons ATGGGAAGTGCTGGGTTAG GAATACCTGGTGATGGAAGATGCTTGTTCAGATCAGTAGTCCATGGCGCCTGTCTCAGAGAAGGAAAGCCATCTCCAATTGAAAACCTTCAGAAAGAACTTGCAGATGAGCTGAGATCAAAA GTAGCTGATGAATTCGTCAGGAGGAGGACAGACACAGAATG GTTTCTTGAGTCTGACTTTGACACATACGTGAGGCAGATCAGGATGCCTCACATTTGGGGAGGTGAACCAGAGCTGCTCATGTGTTCTCATGTTCTTCG GATGCCGATCACGGTTTACATGTCTAGCAGCAGCTCTGCTGGTCCGAAAATCATAGCCGAGTACGGTCAGGAATATGGCAAAGAGAACCCGATTCGAGTGCTGTATGATGGCTATGGACACTATGATGCACTGCAGATGCCTCTTGCAAAAACAAAACCTAAATG GTGCATGAAGAGCTGA